A part of Cotesia glomerata isolate CgM1 linkage group LG4, MPM_Cglom_v2.3, whole genome shotgun sequence genomic DNA contains:
- the LOC123263994 gene encoding uncharacterized protein LOC123263994: protein MLQVLWKMNLISAFYVCYEIDDKDTMMMYTYNPFTNRAPEPWVEMESTDSPDSQWNLYKQPYINDKEACKSLTYDKTKFLDGYKVKAVSRSLLNYTRGKKYDIDSLQKHNKFEDVSYAETLFSALNVTPIIYYDQNGYWINQTASGYLKGVINSIYDLALNSRKLEPISNIDFINVNRQSYFMILTQRISIVRTIKNYETFLNFEIMIVIILILVSSFVILVIHNGRDYANTFLYIIRLSIGTGIDAPLDKLPVRVTFIMITLLFFVVTPDIQGEIFFYSTKPERSYPESLKDLRDFKFNIYHPKHLDDFMLEQKLVWNLDETYLRPFSYHPSTCHDKVLNDSSNACMAVLHSQVQASYDYNLHLAEKKLDPVYSSYWVKKDWVLKDKVQEETEKFLESGLFDLWERQQLKCIFEKFRAKEIIENADAEYDDIEFENLVSFYLFIFLCFLLGLLIFITEILIIKYKVKCVGGRLIPIK from the exons ATGCTCCAAGTTCTTTGGAAAATGAATTTGATCTCAGCTTTCTACGTCTGCTACGAGATTGACGATAAGGACACGATGATGATGTACACTTATAATCCTTTTACCAACCGAGCTCCTGAACCGTGGGTGGAAATGGAATCAACCGACAGCCCAGACAGTCAATGGAATCTTTACAAACAGCCTTATATAAATG ACAAAGAAGCTTGTAAAAGTCTTACCTACGACAAAACAAAGTTTCTGGATGGTTACAAAGTAAAAGCTGTTAGTAGATCGTTATTGAATTATACACGTGgtaaaaaatacgatattgattctttacaaaaacatAACAAATTTGAAGATGTTAGTTATGCGGAAACTTTATTTTCTGCTTTAAATGTTACACCCATTATATACTATGATCAAAATGGTTACTGGATTAATCAAACTGCATCTGGGTATTTGAAAGGAGTAATCAATAGTATCTATGATTTGGCTCTCAATTCCCGCAAGCTTGAACCTATATCCAATATCGATTTTATAAATGTGAATCGTCAATCTTACTTCATGATTCTCACTCAGCGCATAAGTATTGTTCGGACAATTAAAAACtatgaaacatttttaaattttgaaattatgaTCGTAATAATTCTTATTTTAGTGTCATCGTTCGTGATTTTAGTAATCCACAATGGTCGTGATTATGCCAACACGTTCTTGTATATTATTCGGCTCTCTATAGGTACTGGAATAGACGCACCGTTAGATAAATTACCGGTCCGCGTTACTTTTATCATGATaactttgttattttttgtcGTTACTCCAGATATACaaggtgaaatttttttctactcgACTAAACCTGAACGGTCTTACCCTGAAAGTTTAAAAGATTTGAGAGATTTTAAGTTCAATATTTACCATCCCAAGCACTTGGATGACTTCATGCTAGAACAGAAATTAGTTTGGAATTTGGACGAAACATACTTGCGACCGTTTAGTTATCATCCGTCAACTTGCCACGATAAAGTTTTAAATGACAGTTCTAATGCTTGTATGGCTGTACTACATTCTCAAGTACAAGCTTCATATGACTATAACTTGCATTTGGCTGAAAAAAAGTTGGATCCTGTCTATTCATCTTATTGGGTAAAGAAAGATTGGGTCCTCAAGGATAAAGTTCAGGAAGAAACCGAGAAATTTCTAGAATCGGGTCTTTTTGATTTATGGGAACGACAGcaattaaaatgtatttttgaaaagttcaGAGCTAaggaaataattgaaaatgcaGATGCAGAATATGATGATAtcgaatttgaaaatttagtaagcttttacttatttatttttctttgttttttacttggtttattgatttttatcacCGAAATACTAATTATAAAGTACAAGGTTAAATGCGTCGGAGGTCGGcttattccaataaaatag
- the LOC123262854 gene encoding uncharacterized protein LOC123262854 produces the protein MTELTPTKQKWLLEALKSDFLPSITSKLRQNTDIESLVTELTSTPELQRLLAASKQKTFPAEEESACSALSFDTDPWSPFKAQTDIPNLLESLAPSKPNHVRLASFEILLESDLASPLPDEVFRSLLEVLRQGLLDSSSPIFAASLQAYNRLLTTPKGPEVFSSLLSLFDAYFDKKNLEQVPNFNTGVNFKIFFHEKLFRVLHLIISQISDLAQVRPQAQAEETIEEFLEFLTRNSGTLQKNLKVLNLVAILEPGASWVRKWTRSSAARKIFIAAVTKNSDFLQMVLHQVQTGLENSGTIVATIENSVFISGETFETLTYFHCLHFMALVFGSADGRQVITEEPSPAEFCKKLVAFLNSSAGNSTSSRPVYRETRLALSRVLTPQFPVDTGLFHLVVKPLQSGKIWVHTVDALAVMTELQDGRTFLMENGVGKILKLAGELLRQPFAVMDVELVVQMFKFLEQFFEVEVVVEELEELMEALEFFYNKIDKCGIGFENWTQQLDAAAKSFVMKIATTPRGLEMVKDRETVVEEVIRGAINPLKNSWDSLETVCFISAAGFFHQARGIMRQLVAQTFSMLLEDISKNLEEREMFTEPWEQENVKKFEHIVALLALNTECYSIFALDSGDSWQEEEYPRSFGELLSHSLMDQSVYHELSLRVLETMVWNLDILILLMHTYDLQTKLLELQKNCRLEVSKFEEKVEEDDEFQEEIAVENEVRGEVSEVHEIYDGYEVYRFESEGENAVCKVHETFAVDQCAYLRHKILWNSYFFKHKLSWGEEPERVKIFDAFPPAVEDEVGRRSSESESELDELLSECKPGFKDSSWASQIKKAHKSSPGGIKHGTILKLLEQMEQAIPTVEWVEIFQWEEKSAYSWLPEEEIGFDLAARFAEDNCELEEPDKIKENLKEVFGKVHGFIQYEKDGKFRGFDWFLTAIFVVCDGNVERCKGFIKQLVRLPSAVYMWRNLAAVFDTNNEQENGTQFIIARHIEAIVCTELPKLNFALKRQFGIKWWIISDRLLTQMFMGALPWNEILNFLCVCLINLPDYIVYYCVSLLQHCEPIIMKDVIDGKSWPEFLDLSEYKCHDYLSFMDRLAKRYRNKVLPSMTHQASEEENED, from the exons ATGACCGAGTTGACACCCACGAAACAAAAATGGCTGTTAGAAGCTCTAAAATCGGACTTTTTGCCCTCGATAACCTCAAAATTGCGCCAAAACACCGACATCGAGTCTTTGGTGACCGAACTAACCTCAACACCGGAACTCCAGCGCTTGCTAGCAGCTTCGAAGCAAAAGACCTTCCCCGCCGAGGAAGAAAGTGCTTGCAGCGCCCTCTCCTTCGACACGGACCCCTGGAGCCCCTTCAAGGCCCAAACGGACATTCCGAACCTGCTGGAATCTCTCGCTCCATCGAAACCTAACCACGTCCGCTTGGCCAGTTTCGAAATCCTTCTCGAGAGCGATCTAGCCTCCCCCCTCCCCGACGAAGTGTTCCGAAGTTTGCTCGAAGTTCTTCGACAAGGTCTTCTGGACTCCAGCAGTCCGATTTTCGCAGCCAGTTTACAGGCTTACAATCGCTTGCTGACCACTCCAAAGGGCCCCGAAGTCTTCAGCAGCCTGCTGAGTCTGTTCGATGCGTACTTCGACAAAAAAAACTTGGAACAAGTTCCGAACTTCAACACTGGAGTGAACTTCAAGATTTTCTTCCATGAAAAATTGTTCAGAGTTCTGCACTTGATCATTTCACAGATCTCTGATCTTGCTCAAGTTCGCCCTCAAGCTCAAGCTGAAGAAACCATCGAGGAATTCCTGGAGTTCCTGACCCGGAACTCCGGAACTCTgcagaaaaatttgaaagttcTCAATCTGGTGGCTATTTTGGAACCTGGAGCTTCTTGGGTGAGAAAATGGACCCGGAGTTCTGCTGCTAGAAAGATTTTTATAGCTGCAGTTACCAAGAACTCGGATTTCCTGCAAATGGTGCTTCACCAGGTACAGACTGGCCTTGAGAATTCTGGAACTATCGTCGCTACTATAGAGAACTCTGTGTTCATATCCGGAGAAACTTTCGAGACCTTGACGTACTTCCATTGCCTTCATTTTATGGCGCTAGTCTTCGGTTCTGCGGATGGCAGGCAGGTTATTACCGAGGAACCATCGCCGGCGGAGTTCTGTAAGAAGTTGGTGGCGTTTCTGAACAGTTCCGCGGGGAACTCGACCTCTTCCAGGCCAGTTTACAGGGAAACAAGGCTGGCTTTGAGCAGAGTTCTGACTCCTCAGTTTCCAGTGGACACTGGTCTGTTCCACTTGGTGGTGAAGCCTCTTCAAAGTGGGAAGATTTGGGTGCACACTGTCGACGCTTTGGCGGTGATGACGGAACTTCAAGATGGACGGACGTTCTTGATGGAAAATGGCGTTGGGAAGATCTTGAAGTTGGCGGGGGAACTCTTAAGGCAGCCGTTCGCAGTGATGGACGTTGAACTGGTGGTCCAGATGTTCAAGTTCTTGGAACAGTTCTTTGAAGTTGAAGTGGTGGTGGAGGAACTTGAGGAACTGATGGAGGCATTGGAGTTCTTTTATAATAAGATTGATAAGTGTGGGATTGGGTTTGAAAATTGGACACAGCAGCTTGATGCGGCTGCGAAGAGCTTTGTGATGAAGATCGCAACGACTCCTAGAGGGCTGGAGATGGTCAAGGACAGGGAGACGGTGGTTGAGGAAGTGATTCGGGGGGCGATTAATCCGCTAAAGAACTCGTGGGATAGTTTGGAAACAGTGTGTTTTATCAGCGCCGCGGGGTTCTTTCATCAGGCTAGAGGGATCATGCGGCAACTAGTGGCTCAGACTTTTTCGATGCTACTAGAGGATATTTCGAAGAATTTGGAGGAGAGGGAGATGTTTACGGAACCCTGGGAGCAGGAGAATGTTAAGAAGTTTGAGCATATTGTGGCACTGCTCGCTTTGAACACTGAAT GTTACAGTATATTTGCGTTAGACTCGGGTGACAGCTGGCAGGAGGAAGAATATCCGAGGAGCTTTGGAGAGCTGCTCAGCCACTCGTTGATGGATCAATCGGTTTATCATGAGCTGAGTCTTCGGGTTTTGGAAACTATGGTCTGGAATttggatattttaattttgttaatgcaCACTTATGACCTACAGACAAAATTGCTGGAACTTCAAAAGAATTGTCGGTTGGAAGTTTCGAagtttgaagaaaaagttgaGGAAGATGATGAATTTCAGGAAGAAATTGCTGTAGAAAATGAAGTACGTGGTGAAGTTAGTGAAGTACATGAGATTTATGATGGCTATGAAGTTTACAGATTCGAGAGTGAGGGTGAAAATGCAGTTTGTAAAGTTCATGAAACTTTTGCGGTGGATCAGTGCGCTTATTTGAGGCACAAGATACTTTGgaattcttattttttcaagCATAAACTTAGTTGGGGTGAGGAGCCAGAgcgagtgaaaatttttgacgcTTTTCCTCCAGCAGTTGAAGATGAAGTCGGTCGAAGAAGTTCTGAGTCTGAGTCGGAACTTGACGAACTTCTTAGTGAATGTAAGCCGGGGTTTAAAGATAGTTCTTGGGCTTCGCAGATTAAAAAGGCCCATAAAAGTTCGCCCGGGGGTATTAAG CATGGAACAATTTTGAAACTTTTGGAACAAATGGAACAAGCAATACCTACCGTAGAATGGGTTGAAATTTTCCAATGGGAAGAAAAATCCGCATACTCTTGGCTACCAGAAGAAGAAATAGGGTTTGATTTAGCCGCTAGGTTCGCGGAAGACAACTGTGAACTTGAAGAACccgataaaattaaagaaaacttGAAGGAAGTTTTTGGTAAAGTTCACGGATTTATTCAGTACGAAAAAGACGGAAAGTTTCGAGGATTCGACTGGTTCTTGACCGCCATATTTGTTGTTTGTGACGGAAACGTCGAAag atgCAAGggatttattaaacaattggtAAGATTGCCGTCAGCCGTTTACATGTGGCGAAATCTCGCGGCTGTTTTTGATACCAACAATGAGCAAGAGAACGGAACGCAGTTTATTATTGCTCGACATATCGAAGCCATTGTTTGTACTGAGCTTCCAAAGTTAAATTTCGCGCTCAAG AGACAATTCGGAATAAAATGGTGGATAATTTCCGACCGCCTACTCACGCAGATGTTCATGGGGGCGCTACCATGGAATGAAATCTTGAACTTTCTGTGCGTCTGCCTCATAAATCTTCCAGATTACATCGTCTACTACTGCGTCTCGCTACTTCAACACTGCGAGCCGATTATAATGAAAGACGTTATAGACGGGAAATCTTGGCCCGAATTTCTA gaccTGAGTGAGTACAAATGCCACGACTATCTCAGTTTCATGGATAGGTTGGCAAAAAGATACAGGAATAAAGTTCTTCCTTCCATGACGCACCAAGCCTCCGAGGAGGAAAATGAAGACTaa